One window of Mucilaginibacter inviolabilis genomic DNA carries:
- a CDS encoding redoxin domain-containing protein, with translation MLTTNNTKYPFFDLSEIVADADLPFKPYQPLKPVKAGNYIPDLKFYSTYNRWQQFFNGAEVHGPVSLRHLLNKPLVIAFYSHHWHDHGFNLLKQLNNIHNEIKASGGNLLIISDERTDELEKKAWEHSFTLNFYYDEAKELAQAFRVFSDEDPVWNRFSGIDVNAPLLATYIVDPSKQVVYSHIDFDFLGTFSADDIIASVYESALINHSRKSA, from the coding sequence ATGTTAACTACAAATAATACCAAATATCCTTTTTTTGATCTGTCAGAGATCGTTGCAGACGCCGATCTTCCGTTTAAACCATACCAGCCGTTAAAGCCTGTTAAAGCCGGCAATTATATACCAGATCTTAAATTCTATAGTACTTACAACCGCTGGCAACAGTTTTTTAACGGGGCCGAAGTGCATGGCCCTGTTTCATTAAGACATCTCTTAAATAAACCACTCGTTATAGCTTTTTACTCGCATCACTGGCACGATCATGGTTTTAACTTACTTAAACAGCTTAACAATATCCATAACGAAATAAAAGCAAGTGGCGGAAACCTGTTGATCATCAGTGATGAGCGCACCGACGAGCTGGAAAAGAAAGCCTGGGAGCACAGTTTTACCCTTAATTTTTATTATGATGAGGCAAAAGAACTGGCGCAGGCATTTCGGGTGTTCTCCGATGAAGATCCTGTTTGGAATAGGTTTTCAGGGATTGATGTAAATGCGCCTTTATTGGCTACTTACATCGTCGATCCTTCAAAGCAGGTTGTATATAGTCATATTGATTTCGACTTTCTGGGTACATTTTCGGCCGATGATATTATTGCTTCGGTTTATGAATCAGCATTGATCAACCATAGCAGAAAATCTGCCTGA
- a CDS encoding SusC/RagA family TonB-linked outer membrane protein, giving the protein MKFLKHPMGVHRPWISKSLPLCKLALAGIVLINTQTVAHASPKFTNNLGFNINSNIAKISGKVIDEKGEPLVGVSIRVKGTTTGTQTDANGNFTLEADSKTVLIVSYIGFTTKEVAVGSKTSLTITLTSNNNLNEVVVTALGIKKEQKKLGYALTTVKGDVLDKAKESNVALSLEGRVAGLSINGAAGGAGSSARILLRGVTSTSSTQGPLFVINGVPMDNTQRGQSGEWGGADYGDGIANINPDDIETMTVLKGQSASALYGTRATGGVILITTKSGKKNSGFGVEYNTNYQMDKVYDNTDFQDQYGQGENGLKPTTVAGALSSGNLAWGAKLDGSSVIQLDGKQYAYSKTSDNYTKFYKTGNTFTNTVAFTGGGESGAFRLSLSDMNNHAITPNSGLNRKTFNFNGMQTVMKNLDINVVANYILDNEKNRSGLSDGPGNPNNVQFLAPNEPQSMLAPGYDANGKETSFTNDIYVTNPYFAAYKFVNTTKRERLISSLSAKYSVTPWAYVQGRVGYDNIHDSRLNIEPTGTAFLSTLGDMGVQNTEITEFNADVLAGIKHDLIKDFLNLDFSAGGNIRKSTASGTYIRNVGGTGFIIPYFYDLSNLSNRDSGNQGISNLQINSLYYTADFAVKNYLVLSTTGRYDTYSSIAGNIGRGIFAPSVSASFIFSDLTHINGLDFGKLRVSYAKTSSSAAPYANQVYYSVANPINGTSAATFSSTLPNLTLKPFTLTELEIGTELKFLNDRLGVDVAYFDRKTKNEIVQATLDNSTGYTSRYAASASMQNKGVEVEIHGTPIKTSTFSWNPSFNFTYIHNKVLETDAQGANLGLGTYRPLNATTAFVKGMSGPQIMANDYKRDANGNIIFDANGNAEFTARKAVGSVTPKFYGGLNNDFNYKNFNLGFLIDYRYGNKILSATNYYSIFRGLNKMTLVGRDGGVVGVGVTESGTPNTVKVPAETYYQTLAKNVSALNALDGSFIKLRQVTFGYTIPKNVLGTTPFNSITVSLVARNLWTIMKRSDNIDPESNFAPGINYAGIEGTSVPAVRTYGFNVNFKLKK; this is encoded by the coding sequence ATGAAATTTTTAAAACACCCAATGGGTGTACATAGGCCATGGATATCCAAATCTTTGCCCTTATGTAAATTAGCCCTTGCAGGTATAGTTCTCATAAATACGCAAACAGTGGCCCATGCCAGTCCAAAGTTTACCAACAATCTTGGTTTTAATATCAATAGCAACATTGCAAAGATTAGTGGTAAAGTTATTGACGAAAAAGGAGAACCTCTTGTTGGCGTAAGTATCAGGGTAAAAGGCACTACAACAGGTACACAAACCGATGCCAATGGTAACTTTACACTGGAAGCCGATAGCAAAACGGTTTTGATTGTAAGCTATATAGGTTTTACTACAAAAGAAGTAGCTGTAGGTTCAAAAACATCATTAACTATAACCCTAACAAGTAATAATAACCTAAACGAAGTGGTTGTTACGGCTCTGGGTATTAAGAAAGAACAGAAAAAACTGGGTTATGCATTAACAACAGTTAAAGGTGACGTACTTGATAAAGCAAAAGAAAGTAACGTGGCCTTATCATTAGAAGGCAGAGTTGCCGGTTTAAGTATAAATGGTGCTGCGGGTGGCGCCGGTTCATCTGCTCGTATACTATTACGTGGTGTAACCAGTACCAGCTCTACTCAAGGGCCATTATTTGTAATCAATGGAGTTCCAATGGATAATACCCAAAGAGGCCAGTCAGGCGAATGGGGCGGCGCTGATTATGGTGATGGTATTGCTAACATCAACCCGGATGATATTGAAACCATGACCGTACTAAAAGGCCAATCAGCATCAGCCCTCTATGGTACACGTGCTACAGGTGGTGTTATTTTGATCACTACTAAATCAGGCAAGAAAAATTCAGGTTTTGGTGTCGAGTACAATACCAACTACCAAATGGATAAGGTATATGATAATACCGATTTTCAGGATCAGTACGGGCAAGGTGAAAATGGGTTAAAACCTACTACCGTTGCGGGTGCCTTAAGTTCAGGGAACCTTGCATGGGGTGCCAAATTGGATGGATCATCTGTTATACAACTTGATGGTAAACAATATGCTTATTCTAAAACCAGTGATAATTATACCAAATTCTATAAAACAGGTAATACATTTACCAACACTGTAGCATTTACTGGCGGTGGCGAAAGCGGCGCGTTTCGTTTGTCGTTATCTGATATGAATAACCACGCTATTACACCTAATAGTGGTTTAAACAGAAAAACCTTCAACTTTAACGGTATGCAAACCGTTATGAAAAATCTGGATATCAACGTTGTTGCCAATTATATTCTTGACAACGAAAAAAACCGTTCCGGATTGAGTGATGGACCTGGCAACCCTAACAACGTTCAGTTTTTGGCTCCAAATGAACCTCAAAGTATGTTAGCGCCTGGCTATGATGCAAATGGTAAAGAAACGTCGTTTACTAATGATATTTATGTAACCAATCCTTATTTTGCCGCATATAAGTTTGTAAATACTACCAAAAGAGAGCGTTTAATATCTTCACTATCAGCTAAATACAGTGTAACTCCATGGGCTTACGTTCAAGGTAGGGTTGGTTATGATAATATTCATGACTCCCGTTTGAATATCGAACCTACCGGGACTGCTTTTTTAAGCACTCTTGGAGATATGGGGGTTCAAAATACAGAAATTACAGAATTTAACGCCGACGTTTTGGCTGGCATCAAGCACGATCTGATTAAGGACTTTTTAAATCTCGACTTTTCTGCTGGTGGTAATATTCGTAAAAGTACAGCTTCTGGCACTTATATCAGAAATGTTGGTGGTACTGGCTTTATTATACCTTACTTCTATGATCTATCAAATCTGTCTAACCGCGACAGTGGTAATCAGGGAATTTCCAATTTACAGATAAACTCCTTGTATTATACTGCTGATTTTGCTGTAAAAAACTACCTGGTACTGAGTACCACGGGCAGATATGATACGTATAGCAGTATTGCCGGTAATATTGGCCGGGGCATATTTGCGCCTTCAGTATCAGCTAGTTTCATTTTTTCAGATCTGACACACATTAACGGACTTGACTTTGGAAAACTCCGTGTTTCTTACGCAAAAACAAGCTCAAGTGCTGCTCCATATGCTAACCAGGTTTACTATAGTGTAGCAAATCCTATTAATGGCACAAGTGCTGCAACATTTTCAAGCACACTACCCAACCTTACATTAAAACCATTCACCCTAACTGAGCTTGAAATAGGTACTGAGTTAAAGTTTTTAAATGATCGCCTGGGTGTTGATGTCGCTTATTTTGACAGAAAAACTAAAAATGAAATTGTACAGGCTACATTGGATAATTCAACCGGTTATACTTCTCGTTACGCGGCAAGCGCCAGCATGCAAAATAAAGGCGTAGAAGTTGAAATACATGGTACTCCAATTAAAACAAGCACTTTTTCTTGGAACCCCTCATTTAACTTCACTTATATTCATAACAAAGTATTGGAAACCGACGCTCAGGGTGCCAACTTAGGTTTAGGAACCTATCGTCCGTTAAATGCAACCACAGCCTTTGTTAAAGGTATGTCAGGCCCTCAGATCATGGCCAATGATTATAAACGCGATGCAAATGGTAATATCATATTTGATGCTAACGGTAACGCCGAATTTACTGCTCGTAAAGCAGTAGGTAGTGTAACACCTAAATTTTATGGTGGTTTAAACAACGATTTTAACTACAAGAATTTCAACCTGGGTTTCCTGATTGATTATCGTTATGGTAATAAAATATTATCCGCTACTAACTATTACAGCATCTTCCGTGGTTTAAACAAAATGACATTAGTTGGTCGTGATGGTGGTGTTGTAGGTGTAGGTGTAACAGAATCAGGCACTCCAAATACCGTAAAAGTACCTGCGGAAACTTATTACCAAACTTTAGCTAAAAATGTATCAGCGTTAAACGCGTTGGACGGCAGCTTTATTAAACTTCGCCAGGTTACCTTTGGATATACTATCCCTAAAAATGTATTGGGTACTACCCCATTCAATTCTATAACTGTATCACTGGTAGCCAGAAACTTATGGACTATTATGAAACGTTCGGATAATATTGATCCGGAATCGAATTTTGCACCTGGAATTAATTATGCAGGTATCGAAGGCACAAGCGTACCTGCTGTTAGAACTTATGGGTTTAATGTTAATTTCAAACTTAAAAAATAA
- a CDS encoding beta-class carbonic anhydrase yields the protein MSNVIDPLEKVRSKVHQQVLSANQEYVKHFGNKGELAIPPARQFAILTCMDARLDPAQYAGLAEGDAHVIRNAGGRASDDAIRSLVISHKLLGTKEWFVIHHTDCGMALFTDDIIRDLLSKSLKTATVDEHGWRNTEESGGSNEARHIAFLTFKNLEASVTEDVQRIRQHPLVAKNIPIYGYIYDVRSGKLIEVPEATHAGEVLN from the coding sequence ATGTCAAACGTTATTGATCCATTAGAAAAAGTGAGGTCGAAAGTTCACCAGCAGGTGCTTTCGGCCAATCAGGAATATGTGAAGCACTTTGGCAACAAAGGGGAACTGGCTATACCACCCGCCCGCCAATTTGCCATTTTAACCTGTATGGATGCCCGGCTTGACCCAGCTCAATATGCAGGTCTTGCCGAGGGCGACGCACACGTGATCCGTAACGCTGGAGGCAGGGCAAGCGATGATGCCATCCGTTCGCTGGTGATATCGCACAAACTACTGGGTACCAAGGAATGGTTTGTGATCCATCATACCGATTGTGGTATGGCTTTGTTTACCGATGATATTATTCGTGACTTACTATCCAAAAGTTTGAAGACTGCTACTGTTGATGAGCACGGCTGGCGTAATACCGAAGAAAGCGGCGGATCAAATGAAGCCCGACATATTGCTTTCCTTACTTTTAAAAACCTGGAAGCAAGCGTTACTGAAGATGTTCAACGCATCAGGCAGCATCCGTTGGTAGCTAAAAATATTCCTATTTATGGCTACATTTATGATGTACGCTCCGGTAAACTTATCGAAGTGCCTGAAGCTACCCATGCCGGTGAGGTTTTAAATTGA
- a CDS encoding phytoene desaturase family protein gives MKLEKRDYDAVIVGSGPNGLAAAILLQQNGLSVLLIEGKKEIGGGLRSAELTLPSYLHDICSAIHPLAAASPFFETLPLDQHGLEYIYPEIAAAHPFDDGTAAILTKSIEQTASLLGADEQAYLKLIKPVVKNWPLIAPDALGPLHFPKHPLAMAKFGLDGLTSASFLEKRFKTQAAKGLFAGMAAHAIQPLSNFATSAIGLVLMAQGHLKGWPVPKGGSKQIANALASYFISIGGKIETDRYIESLGQLPSAHAVLFDITPKQLLKIAGHRFSSLYKWQLERYRYGMGVFKIDWALSTSIPFKAEQVKQAGTVHIGNTFEEIADGEHRIWKGEHPEKPFVLLAQQSQFDASRAPKGKHTAWAYCHVPNDSEKDMTTIIEKQVERFAPDFRDTILAKHTFNTTQMEQYNPNYIGGDINGGVIDIGQLFTRPALRWSPYKTSAKGFYICSSSTPPGGGVHGMCGYHAAKKALSDIWKIKVK, from the coding sequence ATGAAGCTTGAAAAACGTGATTATGATGCCGTGATAGTTGGCTCTGGACCTAATGGTTTGGCTGCTGCCATATTATTACAGCAAAATGGCTTGTCGGTATTATTGATTGAAGGTAAAAAAGAAATAGGAGGAGGTCTTCGTTCGGCAGAGCTCACTTTACCCAGTTATCTGCATGATATCTGTTCCGCCATCCATCCTCTGGCTGCAGCTTCACCGTTTTTTGAAACATTACCACTTGACCAGCACGGGTTGGAATATATTTATCCCGAAATAGCAGCCGCGCATCCATTTGATGATGGCACGGCCGCTATTTTAACCAAATCAATTGAACAAACCGCAAGCCTGTTAGGTGCCGACGAACAGGCTTATCTTAAACTCATCAAACCCGTAGTAAAAAACTGGCCGCTCATAGCGCCCGATGCTTTAGGGCCGCTGCATTTTCCCAAACACCCGCTGGCCATGGCCAAATTTGGTCTGGATGGCTTAACTTCCGCCAGCTTTTTAGAGAAACGTTTTAAAACCCAGGCTGCAAAGGGCTTATTTGCCGGGATGGCAGCACATGCCATACAGCCCTTAAGCAATTTCGCTACATCAGCCATTGGCTTGGTACTAATGGCGCAAGGGCATTTAAAAGGCTGGCCTGTACCAAAAGGCGGATCAAAACAAATAGCCAACGCATTGGCTTCGTATTTTATTTCGATAGGAGGAAAAATAGAAACTGACCGTTATATTGAATCGTTAGGTCAACTGCCATCTGCACACGCCGTATTGTTTGACATCACGCCTAAACAACTCCTCAAAATAGCCGGGCACCGATTTTCATCTTTGTATAAATGGCAATTGGAACGCTACCGCTATGGAATGGGTGTATTTAAAATAGACTGGGCCCTGAGTACGTCAATACCTTTTAAAGCAGAGCAAGTTAAACAAGCAGGCACCGTGCATATTGGTAACACATTTGAAGAAATAGCCGACGGCGAGCATCGCATATGGAAAGGTGAACATCCAGAAAAACCATTTGTATTACTGGCTCAGCAAAGTCAGTTTGATGCTTCACGGGCGCCAAAAGGTAAACATACCGCCTGGGCTTATTGCCACGTACCCAACGATTCTGAAAAAGATATGACCACTATTATTGAAAAACAGGTGGAACGCTTTGCACCAGATTTCAGGGATACTATATTGGCCAAACATACTTTCAATACCACGCAGATGGAACAGTATAACCCCAACTATATTGGTGGGGACATCAATGGCGGCGTTATCGATATCGGACAACTATTTACCAGACCTGCATTGCGTTGGTCGCCTTATAAAACCTCAGCTAAGGGGTTTTACATTTGTTCCTCATCCACACCACCGGGTGGCGGCGTACATGGTATGTGTGGTTATCATGCAGCTAAAAAAGCGTTGAGTGATATTTGGAAGATTAAGGTAAAGTAG
- a CDS encoding SusD/RagB family nutrient-binding outer membrane lipoprotein translates to MKKRLIYSFLLAGSTLIAGCTKNFDQINTDPTKINGDLIIPDYFMAQAQIQFSNLGYGQLLFQSMWSQALASTYDYYGNGDKYVLRGSFDSYKANLWNNGYNATTLLDEMKNLIKGKAAYGNLDNCGTIMRMLILQRITDTYGDIPFSQEGQAKTGVYTPVFDTQQSIYTSMLDQLDKACTALDVSKPGPTSDLFYGGNADQVNQWKKLGYSLMLRAAMRLTKIAPDVAQSYAEKAYKGGTMAGINDNAKVKTDNAHSNGNADAGALTVPDDFREVRWGKTLFDYMNSNNDPRVNAIGEISAGTGKKANETQIPGILPTGQQLGMPNGYDLGGGATDISKAPGYPGATPADPAVPGDAPAPVAKYSRPKFAVYDDRNRYNFLLTYGETELLLAEASTRGWNTGTAATHFSNALTADMQTLGQFGTTSVNAADIATYVAAHPLNPATAMQQINMEYYVETATVFNFIETWCNWRRSGYPALVAVVYPNQFATSVPRRVPYPVTLPSTNGANYNAAVAKLSGGDTFTARVYWDK, encoded by the coding sequence ATGAAAAAACGACTAATATATAGTTTCCTGCTTGCTGGCTCCACCTTAATAGCGGGTTGTACTAAAAATTTCGACCAAATAAATACAGACCCAACTAAGATAAATGGAGATCTGATCATTCCGGATTATTTCATGGCGCAGGCACAAATCCAGTTCTCTAATTTGGGTTATGGGCAGTTATTATTTCAAAGCATGTGGAGTCAGGCTCTGGCCTCAACCTATGACTATTATGGTAATGGTGATAAATATGTACTTCGCGGAAGTTTTGATAGTTATAAAGCCAACTTATGGAACAATGGCTATAATGCAACAACACTGCTTGATGAGATGAAAAACCTGATCAAGGGAAAAGCAGCTTATGGCAATCTGGATAACTGCGGTACTATTATGCGAATGCTTATACTGCAACGTATTACGGATACTTATGGCGATATCCCGTTCTCGCAGGAAGGCCAGGCAAAAACAGGTGTATACACTCCTGTGTTTGATACGCAGCAAAGCATTTATACCTCAATGCTCGACCAGTTAGATAAGGCTTGTACTGCCCTTGATGTTTCAAAACCAGGTCCAACCAGCGATCTGTTTTATGGCGGTAACGCTGACCAGGTAAACCAATGGAAAAAATTGGGTTATTCATTAATGCTGAGAGCTGCCATGCGCTTAACAAAAATCGCACCTGATGTAGCTCAAAGTTATGCTGAAAAAGCATATAAGGGTGGTACAATGGCGGGAATCAATGATAACGCCAAAGTAAAAACCGACAATGCCCACTCCAATGGCAATGCAGATGCCGGAGCTTTAACAGTGCCCGACGATTTTAGAGAAGTACGCTGGGGTAAAACCTTGTTTGATTACATGAATAGTAATAACGACCCACGCGTTAATGCCATTGGTGAAATATCAGCGGGCACCGGTAAAAAAGCTAATGAAACTCAAATTCCTGGAATTTTACCAACTGGTCAGCAATTAGGTATGCCTAATGGTTATGATTTAGGAGGTGGTGCAACAGATATTTCAAAAGCGCCTGGTTATCCTGGAGCAACCCCCGCTGATCCTGCAGTACCAGGTGACGCCCCTGCTCCGGTTGCCAAATACTCACGCCCGAAATTTGCTGTATACGACGATCGTAATCGTTACAACTTCCTGTTAACTTATGGCGAAACTGAGCTTTTATTAGCAGAAGCATCTACAAGGGGCTGGAACACAGGTACCGCTGCTACACATTTTTCAAACGCACTTACTGCAGATATGCAAACGTTAGGGCAATTCGGTACAACTTCTGTTAACGCTGCCGATATAGCTACTTATGTTGCGGCACATCCACTTAATCCGGCCACTGCTATGCAGCAGATTAACATGGAATACTATGTGGAGACCGCCACTGTATTTAACTTCATTGAAACATGGTGCAACTGGAGAAGATCTGGTTACCCAGCTTTAGTAGCTGTTGTGTACCCAAATCAATTTGCTACAAGCGTACCAAGAAGGGTACCTTACCCGGTTACTTTACCATCAACCAACGGTGCTAATTATAACGCTGCTGTTGCCAAACTTTCTGGTGGTGATACTTTTACCGCAAGGGTTTACTGGGATAAATAA
- a CDS encoding L,D-transpeptidase family protein yields the protein MLNRRIKQYTLLIITSISILFSCKQNPKHRVSKADSIKKKIVKEWNKTIPGSFSDQTEAVFDSIQINIFLKKYPAFDSYAKDINQFYSKRKFAYAWYAKSILIEQAGNLVDRLNNLQSEGIYKAIPYPKSLDSLVFDAHPKAANIKAKTNITTELMLTAQYFVFSKLAFQGMSDSVTRAVNWYLPRKKVSYNDYLDSLLKKTGKSSNVLSEPVYRQYDLLKGFLAKYRHLDTVDKWQPIVPGKKLKPGDSSAVISLIKKRLYKLEDFKGDTLNNVYDDELKDAFKQFQMRHGLTADGIAGTSTITELNVPLKTRMRQIIVNMERCRWLPVSLNTDYLAVNIPEFKLHVYHADSLLWSCNVVVGQKVHQTVIFYGEMQYIVFSPYWNLPESIIRNEVLPELKKNPNYITEHNMIITGKENGLPVIKQKPGPANSLGLVKFLFPNSYSIYLHDTPSKSLFGESSRAFSHGCIRVGEPAKLASFLLKYDTTWTADRISKAMHLGKEQQITLKHKTPVFIAYFTAFTDRSNKLNFRKDIYNRDEQLASMIISGKGRY from the coding sequence ATGCTAAACAGGCGGATAAAACAATATACTCTACTGATAATCACCAGCATTTCTATCCTGTTCAGCTGTAAACAAAACCCCAAACACCGGGTATCAAAAGCCGATTCTATTAAAAAGAAGATTGTAAAGGAATGGAATAAAACCATCCCGGGGAGTTTTAGTGATCAAACCGAAGCGGTTTTTGACAGCATACAAATAAATATTTTCCTCAAAAAGTATCCGGCTTTTGATTCCTACGCAAAAGATATTAACCAGTTTTACAGCAAGCGTAAATTTGCCTATGCCTGGTATGCCAAGAGCATATTAATAGAACAAGCCGGCAACCTGGTTGACAGATTAAACAATTTACAAAGCGAAGGTATATATAAGGCCATCCCCTATCCCAAATCTTTAGACTCACTGGTGTTTGATGCTCACCCCAAGGCGGCTAATATTAAAGCCAAGACAAATATTACCACCGAACTGATGCTTACCGCACAGTACTTTGTTTTTTCGAAACTGGCCTTTCAGGGTATGAGCGATTCAGTTACACGTGCAGTAAACTGGTACCTGCCGCGTAAAAAGGTATCTTATAATGATTATTTGGATAGTTTATTAAAAAAAACAGGCAAATCAAGCAATGTTTTATCTGAACCTGTTTATCGTCAATACGATCTTTTAAAAGGCTTCCTGGCCAAATACCGCCATTTGGATACGGTGGATAAATGGCAACCCATTGTTCCGGGTAAAAAACTTAAGCCAGGTGATTCCTCTGCGGTAATATCCTTAATCAAAAAACGACTTTATAAACTGGAGGATTTTAAGGGTGACACATTAAACAATGTATATGATGATGAACTGAAAGATGCTTTTAAACAATTTCAGATGCGACATGGACTTACAGCCGATGGTATTGCCGGAACAAGTACTATAACCGAATTAAATGTCCCGCTGAAAACCCGGATGCGACAGATCATCGTTAACATGGAACGTTGCAGATGGCTTCCTGTAAGTTTAAATACTGATTACCTGGCGGTGAATATACCTGAATTTAAACTCCATGTTTATCATGCTGATAGCTTATTATGGAGTTGTAATGTAGTTGTGGGTCAAAAAGTGCATCAAACGGTAATATTCTATGGCGAAATGCAGTATATTGTTTTTAGTCCGTACTGGAACTTACCCGAAAGCATTATACGAAATGAAGTATTGCCCGAGCTTAAAAAGAACCCCAATTATATTACAGAGCATAATATGATTATTACCGGAAAAGAAAATGGGCTTCCGGTGATTAAACAAAAGCCCGGGCCAGCTAACTCCCTGGGGTTAGTTAAATTCCTTTTCCCGAACAGTTATAGCATTTATCTACATGATACACCATCAAAATCATTATTTGGAGAATCATCAAGAGCATTCAGTCATGGCTGTATCCGTGTTGGCGAACCCGCTAAACTGGCTTCATTTTTATTAAAATACGATACTACCTGGACTGCGGACAGGATTAGCAAAGCTATGCACCTGGGTAAGGAGCAGCAAATAACCCTTAAACATAAAACTCCTGTTTTTATAGCCTATTTTACTGCTTTTACAGATCGTAGTAACAAACTCAACTTCCGTAAGGATATATACAATCGGGATGAGCAGCTGGCATCCATGATCATATCTGGAAAAGGCAGATATTAA